In a genomic window of Leishmania infantum JPCM5 genome chromosome 1:
- a CDS encoding putative eukaryotic initiation factor 4a produces MAQNDKIAPQDQDSFLDDQPGVRPIPSFDDMPLHQNLLRGIYSYGFEKPSSIQQRAIAPFTRGGDIIAQAQSGTGKTGAFSIGLLQRLDFRHNLIQGLVLSPTRELALQTAEVISRIGEFLSNSSKFCETFVGGTRVQDDLRKLQAGVIVAVGTPGRVSDVIKRGALRTESLRVLVLDEADEMLSQGFADQIYEIFRFLPKDIQVALFSATMPEEVLELTKKFMRDPVRILVKRESLTLEGIKQFFIAVEEEHKLDTLMDLYETVSIAQSVIFANTRRKVDWIAEKLNQSNHTVSSMHAEMPKSDRERVMNTFRSGSSRVLVTTDLVARGIDVHHVNIVINFDLPTNKENYLHRIGRGGRYGRKGVAINFVTEKDVELLHEIEAHYHTQIDELPVDFAAYLGE; encoded by the coding sequence ATGGCGCAGAATGATAAGATCGCCCCCCAGGACCAGGACTCCTTCCTCGATGACCAGCCCGGCGTTCGCCCGATCCCGTCCTTCGACGACATGCCGCTGCACCAGaacctgctgcgcggcatctACTCGTACGGGTTCGAGAAGCCGTCCAgcatccagcagcgcgcgatAGCCCCCTtcacgcgcggcggcgacatcaTCGCGCAGGCCCAGTCCGGTACCGGCAAGACGGGTGCCTTCTCCATCggtctgctgcagcgcctggaCTTCCGCCACAACCTGATCCAGGGCCTCGTGCTCTCCCCCACTCGCGAGCTGGCCCTGCAGACGGCGGAGGTGATCAGCCGCATCGGTGAGTTCCTGTCGAACAGCTCCAAGTTCTGCGAGACCTTTgtcggcggcacgcgcgtgcaggaTGACCTGCGCAAGCTGCAGGCCGGCGTCATCGTTGCCGTGGGCACGCCGGGCCGCGTGTCCGACGTGATCAAGcgcggcgcgctgcgcacggagtcgctgcgcgtgctggtgCTCGACGAGGCTGATGAGATGCTGTCTCAGGGCTTCGCGGACCAGATTTACGAGATCTTCCGCTTCCTGCCGAAGGACATCCAGGTcgcgctcttctccgccacgatgccggaggaggtgctggagctgaCGAAGAAGTTCATGCGCGACCCCGTGCGCATTCTCGTGAAGCGCGAGAGCCTGACGCTGGAGGGCATCAAGCAGTTCTTCATCGCCGTCGAAGAGGAGCACAAGCTGGACACGCTGATGGACCTGTACGAGACCGTGTCCATCGCGCAGTCCGTCATCTTCGCCAACACGCGCCGCAAGGTGGACTGGATCGCCGAGAAGCTGAACCAGAGCAACCACACCGTCAGCAGCATGCACGCCGAGATGCCCAAGAGCGACCGCGAGCGCGTCATGAACACCttccgcagcggcagctcccGCGTGCTCGTCACGACCGACCTCGTGGCGCGCGGTATCGACGTGCACCACGTGAACATCGTCATCAACTTCGACCTGCCAACGAACAAGGAGAACTACCTGCATCGCAttggccgcggcggccgctacGGCCGTAAGGGTGTTGCCATCAACTTCGTGACGGAGAAGgacgtggagctgctgcacgagatCGAGGCGCACTACCACACGCAGATCGACGAGCTCCCGGTCGACTTCGCTGCCTACCTTGGCGAGTAA
- a CDS encoding putative calcium/potassium channel (CAKC), translating into MDKRMSLWPVRMRLGRRSDRPPVFMDEHYAHSAQRFRSLRNFVEFLDQRHTNVSVFGLLAHTTMEVVSVAFYVWTSQVAAATSVTEFAWDLPVFIVELVLSIIFFLAWVGLFFFEPDKKAYLISWLSLVNAMTSIPMIVIGIGALKDSSWRSVWVPMYLRVWWLCDCLSVLIDYPQIARHTPEVWREMVRYFIRLFAVMCTCVGTHQIVESCSGEYVDLYDSLYLIIAAFATIGFGDVTASTTPARIFMIAFIVIGICFFLPLFQRLAVIAERSQLHNTFGGGGSASWLRRGWKHPHVIICGQFSDLSVELLLRNFYAGWRKYLDTCIVLMAPEEHSPEVRLTANLPWLKGRVTLMVGDPAKPKDLDRAKARDADAIFLFGDSRSTAYYQDYTIIAQSVAVSLYDRNLPQHLLLHRNCTVKQISPYAASVLEVERILHHLLGLSMAHPGVVPLIVNLLRTYESLPSDITLSRHWVEQYEYSLRNDMYGLEIPDALRGREFRVLARSFFEKDVTLIGILNARSVVQLNPRELVPNAKKLILIAKTMKVAQDATDAIARDHEQTFGEEMLAAPDPDEHDRAKRRRARSRFLASLSSSSSSSSSGVDGDVGDRNGASKQRGDRWPRQTAHVSASRPATPTATTTDSQRTQPVRPHGAAAALENGNDLARAFPSVVSLHPSGSSIAAEDDSGDEFDARSRVVAAAPSPPSSMRGPPVRSGALMRIDDAFDLENHFVVVDLSSAKAKDESSRYAQEAVNTAVAHDIFHVTMPVRQAYPANDIVLLTNDVSFGPYLDYYWSVHRQNSANPVKCISGCGLNTADLRRCNLERCAGCCVFYAGDISRSGSTSAMSMLTVLSINEILHGIPSFPVVVELEGLANLPLFPPHAEDPRLRTKADIDFVYEPNFIIGNAVSRLMLFPALQRTYFMEEFIDVMDVLISGHAPDTPALARLPLSLCQTELQTYEDVVVYCLKFGYLPIALQRRIVDVRNPSIDGQRFVLTNPPRALPVNQQTDLLFYITPG; encoded by the coding sequence ATGGACAAGCGCATGTCGCTGTGGCCTGTGCGGATgcggctggggcgccgcagcgaccgGCCACCGGTATTCATGGACGAGCACTACGCGCActcggcgcagcgcttccGCTCGCTGCGTAATTTTGTTGAGTTCCTCGACCAGCGCCACACCAACGTGTCGGTCTTCGGCCTGCTCGCGCACACCACCATGGAGGTCGTCTCCGTTGCCTTCTACGTGTGGACATCGCAGGTGGCTGCTGCAACGTCGGTGACCGAGTTCGCGTGGGACCTGCCGGTCTTCATCGTCGAGTTGGTGCTGAGCATCATCTTCTTTCTGGCGTGGGTGGGGCTGTTCTTCTTCGAGCCTGACAAGAAGGCGTACCTGATCTCGTGGCTGTCGCTGGTGAACGCCATGACGAGCATTCCCATGATCGTGATCGGCATCGGCGCGCTCAAGGACTCGAGCTGGCGCTCCGTCTGGGTGCCCATGTACCTCCGCGTGTGGTGGCTTTGTGACTGCCTCAGCGTGCTCATCGACTACCCGCAGATCGCACGCCACACTCCGGAGGTGTGGCGAGAGATGGTCCGCTACTTTATTCGGCTGTTCGCGGTCATGTGCACATGCGTTGGCACGCACCAGATCGTGGAGTCCTGCTCAGGGGAGTACGTGGACTTGTACGACTCCTTGTATCTTATtatcgccgccttcgccacgATCGGCTTCGGCGACGTCACTGCCTCCACGACACCAGCGCGCATCTTCATGATCGCGTTCATCGTCATCGGCATCTGCTTCTTCCTTCCACTGTTCCAGCGACTCGCTGTGATTGCCGAACGCAGCCAGCTCCACAACaccttcggcggcggcggctctgcgtcgtggctgcgccgcggctggaAGCACCCGCATGTGATCATCTGCGGGCAGTTCAGCGACCTCTCCGTCGAGCTGCTGCTTAGGAACTTCTACGCGGGCTGGCGCAAGTACCTTGACACATGCATCGTGCTCATGGCGCCGGAGGAGCACTCGCCGGAGGTGCGGCTGACGGCGAACCTGCCGTGGCTGAAGGGCCGCGTGACGCTCATGGTGGGCGACCCCGCGAAGCCGAAGGACCTCGACCGCGCCAAGGCacgcgacgccgacgccatTTTTCTGTTCGGCGACTCGCGCTCGACCGCCTACTACCAGGACTACACCATCATTGCGCAGTCCGTGGCGGTGAGCCTGTACGACCGGaacctgccgcagcacctgctgctgcaccgcaacTGCACGGTGAAGCAGATCAGCCCGTACGCGGCGAgcgtgctggaggtggagcgcaTACTGCACCACCTGTTGGGGCTGTCCATGGCGCATCCCGGCGTCGTGCCGCTCATCGTCAACCTGCTGCGCACCTACGAGTCGCTGCCGTCCGACATCACGCTGTCGCGGCACTGGGTAGAGCAGTACGAGTACTCGCTGCGCAACGACATGTACGGGCTAGAGATTCcggacgcgctgcgcgggcgCGAGTTCCGCGTGCTGGCACGATCCTTTTTTGAGAAGGACGTCACGCTCATCGGCATCCTCAACGCGCGCAGCGTCGTGCAGCTCAACCCTCGCGAGCTCGTGCCAAACGCGAAGAAGCTCATCCTGATCGCGAAGACGATGAAGGTGGCACAGGACGCCACCGACGCCATCGCGCGAGACCATGAGCAGACCTTTGGCGAGGAGATGCTTGCGGCGCCGGACCCTGATGAGCACGACCGTGCgaagcggcgacgcgcaAGGTCTCGCTTCCTCGCcagcctcagcagcagcagcagtagtaGTAGTAGCGGTGTCGACGGCGATGTTGGAGACCGCAACGGTGCGTCGAAGCAGCGTGGGGAccggtggccgcggcagaCCGCACACGTCAGCGCGTCGCGGCCCGCGACGCCAACGGCCACGACAACCGACTCGCAGAGAACGCAGCCGGTGCGACCAcacggtgcggcagcagcgctagagAACGGCAACGACCTGGCGCGTGCCTTCCCCAGTGTAGTCTCGTTGCATcccagcggcagctccatcgccgctgaggacgacagcggcgacgagtTTGACGCGAGGAGCCgcgttgtcgctgccgcaccgtcgccgccgagtTCCATGCGCGGACCTCCGGTGCGCAGCGGGGCGCTGATGCGTATCGACGACGCTTTCGACCTCGAGAACcacttcgtcgtcgtcgacctGTCCTCCGCCAAGGCCAAGGACGAGTCCAGCCGCTACGCGCAGGAGGCTGTCaacaccgccgtcgcgcacgaCATCTTCCACGTCACAATGCCAGTGCGTCAGGCGTACCCCGCCAACGACATCGTGCTGCTCACCAACGACGTCAGCTTCGGCCCCTACCTCGACTACTACTGGAGCGTGCACCGCCAGAACAGCGCCAACCCTGTCAAGTGcatcagcggctgcggcctcAATACCGCCgacctgcgccgctgcaaccttgagcgctgcgccggctgctgcgtcttcTACGCCGGCGACATCAGCCGCTCCGGCTCCACCAGCGCCATGTCCATGCTTACCGTGCTGTCCATAAACGAGATCCTGCACGGCATCCCGTCCTtccccgtcgtcgtcgagctCGAGGGCCTTGCCAACCTGCCTCTGTTCCCGCCGCACGCCGAGGACCCGCGCCTGCGCACGAAGGCGGACATCGACTTTGTGTACGAGCCAAACTTCATCATCGGCAACGCCGTCAGCCGCCTCATGCTGTTccccgcgctgcagcgcacctaCTTCATGGAGGAGTTCATCGACGTCATGGACGTGCTCATCAGCGGCCACGCTCCCGACACGCCCGCGCTcgcgcgcctgccgctgtcgctgtgccAGACAGAGCTCCAGACCTACGAGGACGTCGTCGTCTACTGCCTCAAGTTCGGCTATCTGCCCAtcgctctgcagcgccgcatcgtcgACGTGCGCAACCCGTCCATCGACGGCCAGCGCTTCGTGCTCACGAacccgccgcgcgcgctgccaGTGAACCAGCAGACGGACCTGCTCTTCTACATCACGCCAGGGTAG
- a CDS encoding potassium channel subunit-like protein, which yields MLRIYLPSLPPSLPPSLFLHTLVNPSPLPLREGVQHGKEVCTAAAPSPSHGLFATAACYRALMCTVLLLSPLCLVLAEVFLCASRCVRGVRTRPTSSPSLPCSAASRILRFSTYTRLRASLVAVASREKREASSMMPAPDDAATPTTAAARFTAEDPNASTTTIPAVEASAAATHAQVHLNAKVFMVNLGQDVQTTVLGRFRNLQGTIHSQLRNLQNNVANLRHSTGIPPEALHSRWVYHYNHSALGIHSLRKLFDVIEQRYSHVSILLLLCNVGLEAAAFGIYLHVQNGHVTEDWREFDWGLGYFIAEVLLSVVFMASWISLLAVEAKKWNYVLNARSLMNYLSSGWMLLLALGALLTLDRAWTHVYAPMFLRVWWLHESLLSLLNYPQISVYFTENRLEMVRSMIQCIAVVGISVGILQAVESFCGDPVEYFDMVYMMLLSFSSIGYGDVTPLTVQGRLLMIIFIGVGFSYFVPILQYVADLGVYHLSYAYYTTCFKRTDHVVICGHLGYNELRMQLKNVFAEDRHYLNMSVVLLLREQPSAQVLLLLNSPKYRSAVHLLVGDPGVPTDLDRCNARGASAMFLLGAGTNSSYYSDYDLAAQTMTVNALVPDLPLYILLHRSRYTKSLMPSRAIVLEFERLNHNLLGLGCVLPGIIPLVANLMRMFDPMTTEALWELRDFKDLLGLSGSAASLRAMRKMWAPKRPMLTYGSATIELGLGAEPDWMSTYEASLAQHVDTVAAPPPVQRGHYTVVRLARLLYRTDITLIGVVRSSGSGDSVVELAPRGSLVGVKKLIVICDVRRAAQDIVDEIVNDATRGSTSSAAAGAPAIRPPPPAGVQATAVTVVPIPAREDAGAVWNSSATTTTIAPTSRASQTSLKPAAAPAPAPAPAPATATAATVIGASAVELPRRPHRVACERAAEARMPHNDSSLVLSAAIATEDDDKNDDNEDALIGALASPVLLDAVGRGRPACMGARVGAPATVSPSSPVVAASRSVLRVEPDVRHLANHYVFIDLSSAHERTNWSREAAVESRTAKAADYYDIMRPVRQHDPDSNIVLLANDTNYDSLNNMWEEEDVTGSLIVVQGCGLFTSDLRRCNVAKAAAVVIFSAGDRCDEHGDSLSVLVMQLVRQLISEDKHGSAADIPIVVEVDHAELVPLFAPAMTVGKDVKTAEWVLEPSFMSGCVVCRHMLDTGLQEMYFTPELHDVLEQLLSSKSESLLVTVMAPDAAWTVYEDATSFGVDNGLLPLAIHRFHEMIRDDTSVSFRYIITNPPPSFPLHPDDFIYCLKLCDP from the coding sequence ATGTTGCGCATCTatcttccctccctccctccctccctccctccctctctcttcttgcaCACTCTCGTcaacccctcccccctccctctgcggGAGGGTGTGCAGCACGGGAAAGAGGTctgcacggctgctgccccctccccctcccacggGCTGttcgccactgccgcgtGTTATCGTGCGTTGATGTGCACAGTCCTGCTTCTGTCACCACTGTGCCTTGTGCTCGCTGAAgtctttctctgtgcgtcTCGCTGCGTGCGTGGAGTGCGCACACGGCCCAcatcctctccctcactgccgtgctccgctgcctcgcgcATCTTGCGCTTTTCGACATACACACGCCTGCGTGCTTCCCTGGTAGCCGTGGCATcacgagagaagagggaagcgTCGTCGATGATGCCGGCGCCAGATGACGCAGCGACgcccaccactgccgccgcgcgcttcACCGCCGAGGACCCGAACGCCAGCACGACGACGATTCCAGCCGTCGAggcatccgccgccgcgacccaCGCCCAGGTGCACCTCAACGCGAAGGTGTTCATGGTCAACCTCGGCCAGGACGTGCAGACAACGGTACTTGGCCGCTTCCGAAACCTGCAGGGCACCATACACTCACAGCTGCGCAACCTGCAGAACAACGTTGCCAACCTGCGCCACTCCACCGGCATCCCGCCCGAGGCGCTGCACAGCCGCTGGGTCTATCACTACAACCACTCTGCCCTCGGCATCCACAGCCTCCGTAAGCTGTTCGACGTCATCGAGCAGCGCTACTCGCACGTGTCTAtcctgctgctcttgtgcAACGTCGGCCtcgaggccgccgccttcggcATCTACCTTCACGTGCAGAACGGCCACGTCACGGAGGACTGGCGCGAGTTTGACTGGGGCCTCGGCTACTTCATCGCCGAGGTGCTGCTCAGCGTCGTCTTCATGGCCAGCTGGAtctcgctgctggcggtggaggcTAAGAAGTGGAACTACGTACTCAACGCGCGCTCGCTCATGAACTacctcagcagcggctggatgctgctgctcgcgctcggcgcgctcctcACGCTGGACCGGGCCTGGACGCACGTCTACGCACCCATGTTCCTGCGCGTGTGGTGGCTGCACGAAAGCCTACTGTCGCTGCTGAACTACCCGCAGATCAGCGTCTACTTCACCGAGAACCGACTCGAGATGGTGCGCTCCATGATCCAgtgcatcgccgtcgtcggcatCAGCGTCGGCATCCTCCAGGCCGTCGAGAGCTTCTGCGGCGACCCTGTCGAGTACTTCGACATGGTCTACATGATGCTGCTGTCCTTCTCGTCCATCGGCTACGGCGACGTGACGCCGCTCACGGTGCAAGGCCGCCTTCTCATGATCATCTTCATTGGTGTCGGCTTCAGCTACTTCGTGCCCATCCTGCAATACGTGGCCGACCTCGGCGTGTACCACCTCTCCTATGCGTACTACACCACGTGTTTCAAGCGCACAGACCACGTCGTGATATGCGGCCACCTCGGCTACAACGAGCTGCGCATGCAGCTGAAGAACGTCTTTGCTGAGGACCGGCATTACCTGAACATGagcgtggtgctgctgctccgcgagCAGCCGTccgcgcaggtgctgctaCTGCTCAACTCCCCCAAGTACCGCAGCGCtgtgcacctcctcgtcggcgatCCGGGGGTCCCGACGGACCTCGATCGCTGCAACGCGCGCGGTGCCTCTGCCATGTTCCTCTTGGGTGCGGGTACCAACTCCAGCTATTACAGCGACTACGACCTGGCCGCGCAGACCATGACTGTCAACGCGCTCGTCCCCGATCTTCCGCTGTACatcctgctgcaccgctcaCGCTACACGAAGTCTTTGATGCCAAGTCGCGCCATCGTGCTGGAGTTCGAGCGACTGAACCACAACCTGCTGGGGCTGGGCTGCGTGCTGCCGGGCATAATACCCCTTGTCGCCAATCTCATGCGCATGTTCGACCCCATGACGACTGAGGCGCTCTGGGAGCTCCGCGACTTCAAGGACCTCCTCGggctcagcggcagcgcggcgagctTGCGCGCGATGCGGAAGATGTGGGCGCCCAAACGCCCCATGCTCACCTACGGCTCCGCGACCATCGAACTGGGCCTCGGTGCGGAGCCGGACTGGATGAGCACGTACGAGGCGTCACTCGCACAGCACGTGgacacggtggcggcgccgccgccggtgcagcggggCCACTACACCGTCGTCCGCCTGGCACGCTTGCTGTACCGCACCGATATAACGCTCATCGGTgtcgtgcgcagcagcggaagcggcgacAGTGTCGTCGAGCTGGCGCCACGCGGCTCGCTGGTCGGCGTGAAGAAGCTCATCGTCATCTGCgacgtgcgccgcgccgcgcaggaCATCGTGGACGAGATCGTCAACGACGccacgcgcggcagcaccagcagcgccgcggccggcgcACCCGCCATccgcccgccaccgccggccggCGTGCaggccaccgccgtcacggTCGTGCCCATCCCCGCCAGAGaagacgccggcgctgtctggaactccagcgccacgaccaccactaTCGCGCCAACCTCGCGCGCCAGCCAGACGTCGCTGaagccagcggcggcaccggcgccagcaccagcaccagcaccagccacagccacagcagcaaccgTTATCGGCGCCAGCGCGGTGGaactgccgcggcggccgcaccgTGTGGCATGCGAGCGTGCTGCGGAGGCGCGGATGCCGCACAACGACTCGAGCCTCGtgctcagcgccgccatcgccacaGAAGACGATGACAAGAACGACGACAACGAAGACGCGCTGATTGgggcgctggcgtcgccagtgctgctggacgcggTGGGTCGCGGCCGCCCGGCTTGCATGGGCGCCAGGGTAGGCGCACCGGCCACGGTAAGCCCGTCCTCACCGGTggtcgccgcctcgcgcagcgtgctgcgcgtggAGCCGGACGTGCGCCACCTCGCCAACCACTACGTCTTCATCGATCTATCCAGCGCACACGAACGCACCAACTGGTCGCGCGAGGCCGCCGTCGAGTCGCGCACCGCCAAGGCGGCCGACTACTACGACATCATGCGCCCGGTGCGCCAGCACGATCCCGACAGCAACATCGTGCTGCTCGCGAACGACACCAACTACGACAGCCTCAACAACATgtgggaagaggaggacgtCACCGGGTCCCTCATCGTCGTGCAGGGATGCGGCCTCTTCACATCCgatctgcgccgctgcaacgttgccaaggcggccgccgtcgtcatctTCTCCGCCGGCGATCGCTGCGACGAGCACGGCGACTCGCTGTCCGTACTCGTCAtgcagctggtgcgccaGCTCATCAGCGAGGACaagcacggcagcgccgccgacatccCCATCGTCGTCGAAGTCGATCACGCCGAACTGGTGCCGCTTTTCGCGCCCGCCATGACCGTCGGCAAGGACGTCAAGACGGCGGAGTGGGTATTGGAGCCAAGCTTCATGTCTGGCTGCGTCGTGTGCCGCCACATGCTCGACACAGGCCTGCAGGAAATGTACTTCACTCCCGAGCTGCACGACgtgctcgagcagctgctgtcgTCCAAGTCTGAGTCGCTGCTCGTCACCGTCATGGCGCCGGACGCGGCGTGGACCGTCTACGAAGACGCCACGTCGTTCGGCGTCGACAAcggcctgctgccgctcgctaTCCACCGCTTCCACGAGATGATCAGAGACGACACCAGCGTTTCCTTTCGCTACATCATCACCAACCCGCCGCCTTCCTTCCCGCTGCACCCCGACGACTTCATCTACTGCCTCAAGCTGTGTGACCCGTAG